A genomic window from Nitrospirota bacterium includes:
- a CDS encoding 3-dehydroquinate synthase: MKIVLTGFMGTGKTSVGKELSRKLGYQFIDTDVLIEEREKKPVSLIFKESGEEYFRKVEQAAVEEVSRMNNVVIATGGGVIKNKKNVENLGRMGIIFWLQADPKIILKRVMLEGGKRPLLDVEEPLQEINKLLTERLPLYQQADASIDTNYITPEETAHEIIEMLGLDTQVVTVDLKERSYDIVIGSKVLRRLGLRVKEFRPSKVAIVSNKTIFPLYKETVLKSLEECGITPTVILIPDGEEYKDFMWTYHIHGRLLKAKFDRDGLLIAFGGGVIGDITGFVASTYMRGIRCIQVPTTLLSQVDSSVGGKTGVNHPLGKNMIGTFYQPSLVMIDIDTLRSLPKGEFSSGLAEIIKYGVIADKELFDSLEKNREDILTLGDSIIKTIKRSCEIKAGIVSKDERESGLRAILNFGHTIGHALETATGYKKFLHGEAVAIGMCAAADLAVKMGIFKKREAGRIKGLVELYKLPGAIPDGINASDLISAMELDKKAKAGNIRFILPESIGKVRIVDSVDMELIKGVL; this comes from the coding sequence ATGAAAATCGTACTTACAGGCTTTATGGGAACAGGCAAAACTTCTGTCGGCAAAGAGCTGAGCAGAAAGCTCGGATACCAGTTCATTGACACCGATGTGCTGATTGAGGAGCGTGAGAAAAAACCGGTCTCTCTCATCTTCAAGGAAAGCGGCGAGGAGTATTTCCGCAAGGTTGAACAGGCCGCGGTTGAAGAAGTCTCCCGGATGAACAATGTTGTAATCGCCACAGGCGGCGGCGTTATCAAGAATAAAAAAAATGTAGAGAACCTCGGCAGAATGGGTATTATCTTCTGGCTTCAGGCAGACCCGAAGATTATTCTCAAGAGAGTAATGCTTGAGGGAGGCAAAAGGCCGCTGCTTGATGTTGAGGAGCCCCTGCAGGAGATCAACAAACTGCTAACAGAGAGACTTCCGCTTTATCAGCAGGCTGATGCCTCAATTGATACAAATTATATTACGCCTGAAGAGACCGCACACGAAATAATTGAAATGTTAGGGCTTGACACGCAGGTCGTCACCGTTGATCTGAAAGAAAGAAGTTACGACATTGTCATCGGGAGCAAAGTCCTCCGGAGACTTGGCCTCAGGGTGAAAGAATTCAGGCCGTCCAAGGTCGCCATCGTCAGCAACAAAACGATCTTCCCTCTATATAAAGAAACGGTCCTTAAATCGCTGGAAGAGTGCGGCATAACGCCCACCGTCATTCTCATCCCCGACGGAGAGGAATACAAAGACTTCATGTGGACCTACCACATACACGGCAGGCTCCTAAAGGCAAAGTTTGACAGGGACGGACTGCTCATTGCCTTTGGCGGCGGGGTCATCGGAGACATTACCGGCTTTGTGGCGTCAACTTATATGAGGGGCATAAGGTGTATCCAGGTCCCGACTACCCTGCTTTCACAAGTCGACAGCTCGGTTGGCGGCAAGACCGGGGTGAACCATCCGCTGGGTAAAAACATGATAGGCACTTTTTATCAGCCGTCGCTGGTCATGATTGATATTGATACATTAAGGAGCCTCCCGAAAGGCGAGTTTTCATCCGGCCTTGCGGAGATTATCAAATACGGCGTTATCGCCGACAAGGAACTCTTTGACAGCCTCGAAAAAAACAGGGAGGACATCCTCACTCTCGGCGACAGCATTATAAAAACCATCAAACGTTCATGCGAGATCAAGGCCGGTATCGTATCAAAAGATGAAAGGGAATCCGGCCTGCGCGCGATCTTAAACTTCGGGCATACGATCGGCCACGCATTGGAAACCGCCACCGGCTATAAAAAATTTCTTCACGGAGAGGCGGTCGCAATCGGCATGTGCGCGGCAGCGGACCTTGCGGTAAAAATGGGTATCTTCAAAAAAAGAGAGGCGGGGCGGATCAAGGGCCTCGTTGAATTATACAAACTGCCGGGCGCAATACCCGATGGAATAAATGCCTCCGATCTCATCTCCGCCATGGAGCTTGATAAAAAGGCCAAGGCAGGCAATATCAGGTTTATCCTGCCGGAGTCCATAGGCAAAGTCAGGATAGTGGACAGTGTCGACATGGAATTGATTAAAGGTGTTTTGTAA